In one Alosa alosa isolate M-15738 ecotype Scorff River chromosome 14, AALO_Geno_1.1, whole genome shotgun sequence genomic region, the following are encoded:
- the LOC125307319 gene encoding V-type proton ATPase 116 kDa subunit a 3-like translates to MGSLFRSEEVCLVQLFLQSSAAYNCVSELGELGIVEFRDLNPNVNAFQRKFVGEVRRCEEMEKTFAFLEQEIGRSLSATLRSPLQPPLPTPLAPQPRELLTIEEESEKQARELKEVSRNRDSLRAQLTQLCQYRGVLNQTHSIMASQAPPPSFENAGLIENRQDVHLSFVAGVVHPWKVPAFERLLWRACRGYIIVNFCDMEEQLEHPDTGELIQWKVFLISYWGDQIGQKVKKICDCFHTQTFPYPDTAAEREEILSGLGGRIEDIKSVMSETEQYLQQLLVRALALLPQWKVRVQKCKAVHMVLNLCSPSVTEKCLIAEAWCPVNQLPALQSALREGGRKSGSAVDSFYNRLPTTAPPPTLFPTNSFSVGFQSIVDAYGIASYREVNPALYTIITFPFLFAVMFGDVGHGILMALAALWMVLEENDPKLRSNTNEIWRMMFGGRYLILLMGLFSVYTGAIYNECFSRGLSPFPSGWHIQPMAQHYNWTSQDLNDNQYLTLDPTVTGVFTGPYPFGIDPIWGLASNHLTFLNSYKMKMSVIIGVIHMSFGVCLSFFNYVHYKQFSSIFLVLIPELVFLLGLFGYLVFMVVFKWVMYGSADSNTAPSILIHFIDMFLFAENKENAPLYEGQMIVQKILVVVALCAVPVLLLGKPIHQYVQHKKKRRHVMGDRRPLLSENGSINAQQGEVESSSHSEEKDEEEFDVANEFMHQAIHTIEYCLGCISNTASYLRLWALSLAHAQLSEVLWTMVMRIGLKSQPYVGSVIMAAIFAAFAVLTVSILLVMEGLSAFLHALRLHWVEFQNKFYNGTGYKFNPFSFTSLINIS, encoded by the exons TTAAATCCCAACGTAAATGCATTTCAGAGGAAATTTGTGGGCGAGGTAAGACGCTgtgaggaaatggagaaaacTTTCG CCTTCCTGGAGCAGGAGATTGGTCgctctctgtctgccactctgCGTAGCCCGCTACAGCCGCCCCTGCCGACCCCCCTCGCCCCCCAACCCAGGGAGCTGCTCACCAtcgaggaggagagtgagaagCAGGCCCGTGAACTCAAAGAG GTGTCCAGGAACAGAGATAGCCTCCGTGCCCAGCTTACCCAACTGTGCCAATACAGGGGAGTGCTCAACCAGACACACTCTATAATGGCATCACAG GCACCACCACCCTCCTTTGAAAACGCTGGCCTCATAGAGAACCGGCAGGATGTGCACCTCAGCTTTGTAGCCGGCGTGGTCCACCCCTGGAAAGTGCCGGCCTTTGAACGGCTGCTGTGGAGAGCATGTCGCGGTTACATCATTGTTAACTTCTGTGATATGGAGGAACAACTGGAGCATCCCGACACA GGGGAGTTGATCCAGTGGAAAGTCTTTCTCATCTCCTATTGGGGAGACCAGATTGGCCAGAAAGTGAAAAAGATCTGTGACTG cttccacacacagacattcccaTATCCGGACACTgctgctgagagagaggagattctTAGTGGATTGGGGGGAAGGATTGAAGACATCAAGTCA gTAATGTCCGAGACGGAGCAGTACCTGCAGCAGCTGCTGGTGAGGGCTCTGGCCCTGCTCCCCCAGTGGAAGGTGCGTGTGCAGAAGTGCAAGGCCGTGCACATGGTGCTCAACCTGTGCAGCCCGTCCGTGACGGAGAAGTGCCTCATCGCCGAGGCCTGGTGCCCTGTGAACCAGCTGCCCGCTCTCCAGAGTGCCctcagggagggaggg agAAAGAGTGGTAGTGCGGTGGACTCATTCTACAACAGGCTTCCCACCACggccccccctcccaccctcttCCCCACTAACTCCTTCTCTGTTGGCTTCCAGAGCATTGTAGATGCTTATGGAATAGCCAGCTACAGAGAGGTCAACCCAG CATTGTACACCATCATCACGTTCCCCTTCCTGTTTGCTGTCATGTTTGGGGACGTGGGTCATGGTATCCTGATGGCCTTAGCTGCTCTTTGGATGGTTTTAGAAGAGAATGACCCCAAACTGAGGAGCAACACTAATGag ATCTGGCGCATGATGTTTGGCGGGCGGTACCTGATCCTACTGATGGGCCTGTTCTCCGTCTACACTGGAGCCATCTACAACGAGTGCTTCAGCCGAGGACTCAGCCCCTTCCCCTCCGGATGGCACATTCAGCCCATGGCCCAGCACTACAACTGGAC GTCCCAAGATCTAAATGACAATCAATACCTTACTTTGGACCCCACTGTCACAGGAGTGTTCACCGGACCATACCCTTTTGGCATCGACCCA ATATGGGGTCTGGCCAGTAATCACTTAACATTCCTCAATTCATACAAGATGAAGATGTCTGTAATCATTGGAGTCATCCACATGTCCTTTGGAGTCTGTCTGTCCTTCTTCAACTATGT GCATTATAAGCAATTCAGCTCTATATTTTTGGTCTTGATCCCAGAGCTGGTGTTCCTGTTGGGTTTATTTGGATACCTGGTGTTCATGGTGGTTTTTAAGTGGGTGATGTACGGATCTGCCGACTCGAACACAGCACCCAGTATTCTCATCCACTTCATAGACATGTTCCTGTTTGCTGAAAACAAAGAGAACGCTCCTCTttatgagggacag ATGATTGTGCAGAAGattttggtggtggtggctcTTTGTGCTGTTCCTGTGTTGCTCTTGGGGAAACCCATTCACCAGTATGTCCAGCACAAGAAAAAGAGACGCcatgtcatg GGAGACCGGCGGCCATTGCTGTCTGAGAATGGTTCCATAAATGCCCAGCAGGGGGAAGTAGAGAGCAGCAGTCATTCTgaagagaaggatgaggag GAGTTTGACGTGGCCAACGAGTTCATGCACCAGGCTATCCACACCATAGAATACTGTCTTGGCTGCATCTCCAACACTGCGTCCTACCTACGACTGTGGGCTCTTAGCTTGGCCCATGCAC AGCTATCTGAGGTCCTGTGGACCATGGTGATGAGGATTGGGCTGAAGTCCCAGCCATATGTGGGCTCTGTGATTATGGCAGCCATATTTGCAGCCTTTGCAGTGCTCACTGTGTCCATCCTGTTGGTCATGGAGGGACTCTCTGCCTTCTTACATGCACTTAGGTTGCACTG GGTGGAGTTTCAGAATAAATTCTACAATGGGACAGGCTACAAGTTCAACCCGTTCTCATTCACATCCTTAATTAACATTTCATAA